Proteins from a single region of Drosophila biarmipes strain raj3 chromosome 3R, RU_DBia_V1.1, whole genome shotgun sequence:
- the LOC108031218 gene encoding uncharacterized protein LOC108031218: protein MEFSDGQPLKKRVKVGPENGELKQTAEDRIISAIRAENEELRGSIETLKKNVALLADTVSAQTDLIKLLYQRSDEDNASEVAFTTFPIETEDDLLQIDSNMNPESRALYVKEMKTIFSYQSLSKSLKKVLGVDLILDFNVDGTQNKKSLRTYKNFFSALLEAVQRTDNTQPAEKALRKAMICVKNSECKRRTRFLKEFS, encoded by the exons ATGGAGTTCTCAGATGGCCAGCCACTCAAAAAGCGAGTAAAggtcggacctg AAAATGGTGAGCTGAAGCAAACAGCAGAGGATCGCATAATATCAGCAATTCGAG CTGAAAATGAGGAACTGCGCGGATCCATTGAGacgctaaaaaaaaatgttgctttgCTCGCTGACACAGTGTCCGCCCAAACGGATTTGATCAAGTTACTTTATCAACGATCCGATGAAGATAATGCCTCTGAAGTTGCCTTTACCACTTTTCCCATAGAAACAGAGGATGATCTGCTACAAATAGACAGCAATATGAATCCGGAATCTCGAGCATTATAT GTTAAAGAGATGAAAACCATCTTCAGTTATCAGTCACTATCGAAATCGCTAAAAAAGGTTCTGGGCGTGGACCTAATTCTAGACTTTAATGTCGACGGAACGCAGAACAAGAAAAGCCTGCGCACGTACAAAAACTTCTTCTCAGCCCTATTAG AGGCTGTTCAGAGGACCGATAATACTCAGCCTGCGGAGAAGGCACTCAGAAAGGCCATGATATGTGTTAAAAACAGTGAATGCAAAAGAAGGACAAGGTTCTTAAAAGAGTTTTCATAA
- the LOC108031775 gene encoding phosphatidylinositol 4,5-bisphosphate 3-kinase catalytic subunit delta isoform, whose translation MKHAGGSIAMMDNRSMAYVAHQPKYEPPLEEIEPPFMRFSVNLWKNDPLDWVELICLLPNGFLQGLRVNPATTIQVVKAEMVNQAKQMPLGYLVKEACEYQVYGISTFNIEPYTDETKRLSEVQPYFGLLSLGDRTDTTSFSSDYELTKMVSTMIGKSFDHHRTLGSPEIDDFRQYMTQVCDNIEVERSIYTWQQRLLYEHPLRLANSTKMPELIRERHPTRTFLIVVKNENDQSTFTLSVNEQDTPFTLTESTLQKMNRSQMKMNDRTGDYILKVSGRDEYLLGDYPLIQFLYIQETLSDSAVPNVVLQSIYRLESYINHHNEAMVPKRLPPKKQPVLLPKAPSSLWDMGNFFQLTLHSISNVNYDKARAFRVGVHVGLFHGDQKLCAQRSIDQSPNGGIDSFLFNDQVMGFDIQMRNLPRMTRLCIVIFEVTKMSRSKKSSNNKDSALKDVSYNKNPLAWVNTTLFDHKDILRTGRHTLYTWTYADDIQSDEVFHPLGTVEPNPRKEECALVELTFHGNGTGNVRYPSEEVVLQYAADRAQASRLQQQQKPEVEKPIKELRELVANYTGLDKIYEMVDQDRNAIWERRNDIMRELPEELSILLHCVYWKERDDVADIWYLLKQWPLISIERSLELLDYAYPDPAVRRFAIRCLHFLKDEDLLLYLLQLVQAIKHESYLESDLVVFLLERALRNQRIGHYFFWHLRSEMQTPSMQTRFGLLLEVYLKGCKHHVAPLRKQVHVLEKLKQGSEIAKKGSKEKVKTMLQDFLRDQRNSGVFQNIQNPLNPSYRCSGVTPDRCKVMDSKMRPLWVVFENADMNSNDVHIIFKNGDDLRQDMLTLQMLRVMDQLWKRDGMDFRMNIYNCISMEQRLGMIEVVRHAETIANIQKEKGMFSATSPFKKGSLLSWLKEHNKPADKLNKAINEFTLSCAGYCVATYVLGVADRHSDNIMVKRNGQLFHIDFGHILGHFKEKFGVRRERVPFVLTHDFVYVINKGFNDRESKEFCHFQELCERAFLVLRKHGCLILSLFSMMISTGLPELSSEKDLNYLRETLVLDYTEEKAREHFRAKFSEALANSWKTSLNWASHNFSKNNKQ comes from the exons ATGAAACACGCTGGCGGGTCCATTGCCATGATGGACAACCGGTCGATGGCCTACGTTGCCCACCAGCCCAAGTATGAGCCACCGCTGGAGGAGATCGAGCCGCCCTTCATGCGGTTCTCGGTCAACCTGTGGAAGAACGACCCACTGGACTGGGTGGAGCTTATCTGCCTGCTGCCTAACGGATTCCTGCAGGGCCTGAGGGTCAATCCGGCCACCACCATCCAGGTGGTCAAGGCGGAGATGGTCAACCAGGCCAAGCAGATGCCGCTGGGCTATTTGGTCAAGGAGGCCTGCGAGTACCAGGTGTACGGCATCTCGACCTTCAACATAGAGCCGTACACGGACGAGACGAAGCGGCTCAGCGAGGTGCAGCCCTACTTTGGACTGCTCAGCCTGGGCGATCGCACCGACACCACCAGCTTTAGCAGCGACTACGAGCTGACCAAAATGGTCAGCACGATGATCGGCAAGTCCTTCGACCACCATCGGACGCTGGGCTCGCCCGAGATAGATGACTTCCGGCAGTACATGACGCAGGTGTGCGACAACATCGAGGTGGAACGCTCCATCTACACATGGCAGCAGCGGCTGCTGTACGAGCATCCCCTGCGACTGGCCAACTCGACGAAGATGCCCGAGCTGATACGGGAGCGGCATCCGACCAGGACCTTCCTCATTGTGGTGAAGAACGAGAATGACCAGAGCACGTTCACGCTGTCGGTGAACGAGCAGGACACACCCTTCACGCTCACGGAGAGCACGCTGCAGAAGATGAATCGGTCGCAGATGAAGATGAACGACCGCACCGGCGACTACATACTCAAGGTGAGCGGACGCGACGAGTACCTGCTCGGCGACTATCCGCTGATCCAGTTCCTGTACATCCAAGAGACGCTCTCGGACTCGGCCGTGCCGAACGTGGTGCTGCAGTCCATATACCGCCTGGAGTCGTACATCAACCACCACAACGAAGCCATGGTCCCGAAGCGATTGCCGCCGAAGAAGCAACCCGTCCTTCTGCCCAAGGCGCCCTCCTCGCTGTGGGACATGGGCAATTTCTTCCAGCTGACGCTGCACAGCATCTCCAATGTGAACTATGACAAGGCCCGCGCCTTCAGGGTGGGCGTCCATGTGGGCCTTTTCCACGGCGACCAAAAGCTGTGCGCGCAGAGATCAATAGATCAATCACCCAATGGCGGCATTGACTCGTTTCTGTTCAACGACCAGGTGATGGGCTTTGACATACAGATGCGCAACCTGCCTCGCATGACACGCCTTTGCATTGTGATCTTCGAGGTGACCAAGATGTCGCGCTCCAAGAAGTCGTCCAACAACAAGGACAGCGCTCTCAAGGATGTCTCCTACAACAAGAACCCGCTGGCCTGGGTCAACACAACACTGTTCGACCACAAGGACATCCTGCGCACCGGTCGCCATACGCTGTACACGTGGACGTATGCCGACGACATCCAGTCGGATGAGGTTTTCCATCCGCTGGGCACCGTTGAACCCAATCCGCGCAAGGAGGAGTGTGCCCTGGTGGAACTCACATTCCACGGCAACGGAACCGGAAACGTGCGCTACCCCAGCGAGGAAGTGGTGCTGCAGTACGCCGCAGATCGGGCGCAGGCTAGtcgactgcagcagcagcagaagccaGAGGTCGAGAAGCCGATCAAAGAACTGAGGGAACTGGTGGCCAACTACACGGGACTGGACAAGATCTACGAGATGGTCGATCAGGACCGCAATGCCATTTGGGAGCGCAGAAACGACATCATGCGCGAGCTTCCCGAAGAGCTGTCCATCCTGCTTCACTGCGTCTACTGGAAGGAGCGGGACGATGTAGCGGACATATGGTACCTGCTCAAGCAGTGGCCACTAATCTCGATAGAGCGCTCTTTGGAGCTGCTGGACTACGCGTATCCAGATCCGGCCGTAAGGCGCTTTGCCATCCGCTGCTTACACTTTCTCAA GGACGAAGACCTGTTGCTGTATCTGCTGCAGTTGGTTCAAGCCATCAAGCACGAATCGTATCTGGAAAGCGATCTGGTGGTGTTTCTGCTGGAGCGCGCCCTGCGCAACCAACGCATCGGGCACTACTTCTTCTGGCACCTGCGCTCCGAGATGCAGACGCCGTCTATGCAGACGCGGTTCGGCCTCCTGCTGGAGGTCTACCTCAAGGGCTGCAAACATCACGTGGCGCCACTCCGCAAACAGGTGCATGTGCTGGAAAAGCTGAAACAGGGATCTGAAATAGCCAAAAAGGGCAGCAAGGAGAAGGTGAAGACCATGCTGCAGGACTTTCTGCGGGACCAGCGCAACTCGGGCGTCTTCCAGAATATCCAGAATCCACTGAATCCCAGCTACCGGTGCAGCGGCGTAACACCAGACAGGTGCAAGGTAATGGACAGCAAGATGCGCCCGCTGTGGGTGGTGTTCGAGAACGCCGACATGAACTCCAACGACGTGCAcatcattttcaaaaatggcGACGATCTGCGCCAGGACATGCTCACGCTGCAGATGCTGCGCGTAATGGACCAGCTGTGGAAACGCGATGG CATGGACTTCCGCATGAACATCTACAACTGCATCAGCATGGAGCAGCGCCTTGGCATGATAGAGGTGGTGCGGCACGCAGAGACCATTGCCAACATACAGAAGGAGAAGGGCATGTTCTCGGCCACGTCGCCGTTCAAGAAGGGCTCTCTCCTCAGTTGGCTCAAAGAGCACAACAAGCCCGCCGACAAACTGAACAAGGCCATCAACGAGTTCACCCTCAGCTGTGCTGGCTACTGTGTGGCCACCTATGTGCTCGGAGTGGCCGATCGACACTCGGACAACATCATGGTGAAACGAAATGGACAG CTCTTTCACATCGATTTCGGGCACATCCTGGGCCACTTCAAGGAAAAGTTCGGAGTGCGTCGGGAACGAGTGCCCTTCGTGCTAACCCATGATTTTGTATACGTGATCAACAAGGGTTTCAACGACCGCGAGTCAAAAGAGTTCTGTCACTTTCAGGAATTGTGCGAGCGC GCCTTTTTAGTTCTACGCAAACACGGCTGCCTTATTTTATCGCTCTTCTCAATGATGATTTCAACGGGACTGCCAGAACTTTCCTCCGAAAAGGATTTGAACTACCTACGTGAAACTTTA GTGCTGGACTACACGGAGGAGAAAGCACGCGAACATTTCCGAGCGAAATTCAGCGAAGCTTTGGCCAACTCCTGGAAGACTTCCCTTAACTGGGCCTCGCACAATTTctccaaaaacaacaaacagtaA
- the LOC108031730 gene encoding protein hairless, protein MTDEHKTNINSNSSNSSNKNNNSNNDSGSNNNAASSSSSSNNNNGNESSSSSNNNCSSIIAEAAAKFLLKNGLNGNSNNNSSSSGSSSSSSIPPLPPPLPASLSRTTTPTSTTTPTTPSSCSSTPSNGFLPHAKTPKSSSIMAASAAVAASIVGATASKPTIDVLGGVLDYSSLGGAATGPLPTTAAVAAAAAAAAAAGTVKIGKGGNSGGSFDMGRTPISTHGNSNNSWGGYGGRLQFFKDGKFILELARSKDGDKSGWVSVTRKTFRPPSAATSATVTPTSAVTTAYPKNENSTSLSFSDDNSSIQSSPWQRDQPWKQSRPRRGISKELSLFYQRPRNSALGRAALQTAARRRRRPHEPLTASEEQQSIFETEVKAENGDDTLKAEAAEAVEVGTETETSTNEIKTEKPETIKGKEDAERPEKEPKKEVDDDSESKVASPALQVDAQSKEDTVEKMNTSEDEEAITAPPRSENAVNGELNGDLKTRVGKPKPKPRAKLSSIIQKLIDGVPARLEQLSKAPATSTTNAASAERGGTIGSLGHSLTHKVSPPSSTTAASRLVEYHHQHVSPRKRILREFEKVSLEDNGCVNNGSAGGSTGGAGGKRSRAKASSSSSPAGKASPMNLAPPQGKPSPSPGSSSTSTSPAAVSTQPTRLNSSYSIHSLLGGSSGSGSTSSSSSKKGGEHPAAIISNVHHPHHSLYQPSSSSYPRALLTSPKSPDVSGSNGGGGGKSPSHAGTKKRSPPYTAGSPVDYGHTFYRDPYAGAGRPPTTSSASQDLSPPRSSPASPATTPRTVPKKTASIRREFASPSASSSSCPSPGDRSASPPDRRHMQQQPHLQRSSPLHYYMYPPPPQVNGNGSGGSPTSAPVTSSSSAAAAAAAAAAAAAYIPSVVSPSLYHPYISTLAALRHSPLWMHHYQAGASPLLPPHPQAGSSAAAAAAAAAAARLSPQSAYHAFAYNGVGAAAVAAAAAAGAFGQPAPSPHTHPHLAHPHQHPHPAALTTHHSPAHLATPKLTDSSTDQMSAASSHRTASTSPSSSSASASSAAPSGASSSAMFHTSSLRNEQSSDLPLNLSKH, encoded by the exons ATGACCGATGAGCATAAAACTAACATTAACAGTAACAGCAGTAACtccagcaacaaaaacaataacagcaacaacgacagcggcagcaacaacaacgcagcaagtagcagcagcagcagcaacaacaacaacggcaacgagagcagcagcagtagcaacaacaactgtaGTAGCATAATTGCAGAGGCGGCCGCCAAGTTTCTACTGAAAAATGGCCTGAAcggcaatagcaacaacaacagcagtagcagcggcagcagcagcagcagcagcattccCCCCCTGCCTCCGCCCCTGCCCGCCAGCCTAAGCAGGACGACCACGCCCACGTCCACGACAACGCCAACAACGCCCTCATCCTGCAGCTCCACCCCCTCAAATGGCTTTTTGCCGCATGCCAAGACGCCAAAAAGTAGTAGCATCATGGCTGCATCCGCCGCAGTGGCAGCCAGCATCGTTGGAGCTACTGCGTCCAAGCCCACCATCGATGTCCTGGGCGGCGTCCTGGACTACAGTTCCTTGGGCGGAGCAGCCACTGGCCCACTGCCCACCACTGCAGCAgtagcggcagcagcagcagctgcagcggcaGCGGGAACAGTGAAGATCGGCAAGGGCGGCAACTCCGGCGGCAGCTTTGATATGGGCAGGACTCCAATATCGACgcacggcaacagcaacaacagctggGGCGGCTACGGCGGCCGTTTGCAGTTCTTCAAAG ATGGCAAATTCATATTGGAACTGGCACGCTCCAAGGATGGCGACAAGAGCGGCTGGGTCTCGGTCACGCGCAAGACCTTCCGCCCTCCATCGGCTGCCACCTCGGCCACTGTGACCCCCACGTCGGCGGTGACCACAGCGTATCCAAAGAACGAGAATTCCACATCGCTAAGCT TTTCGGACGACAACAGCTCAATACAATCTTCGCCCTGGCAGCGAGACCAGCCCTGGAAGCAGTCCCGTCCCAGGCGTGGCATATCCAAGGAGCTGTCGCTCTTCTATCAGCGCCCCAGGAACAGTGCGCTTGGCCGGGCTGCGCTCCAAACAGCCGCTCGCAGACGTCGGCGGCCCCATGAGCCGCTGACCGCCAGCGAGGAGCAGCAGTCCATTTTTGAGACGGAAGTCAAGGCCGAAAACGGCGACGACACTCTGAAAGCGGAAGCTGCAGAGGCCGTTGAAGTTGGCACTGAGACGGAGACATCGACAAATGAGATTAAAACTGAAAAACCGGAAACGATCAAAGGCAAGGAAGATGCTGAAAGGCCTGAGAAAGAGCCCAAAAAAGAGGTTGACGATGACAGTGAGTCGAAGGTAGCATCGCCCGCTCTGCAGGTGGATGCACAATCGAAAGAGGATACCGTGGAGAAGATGAACACGagcgaggacgaggaggcCATAACAGCGCCGCCCAGGAGCGAGAATGCCGTGAACGGTGAACTAAACGGCGACCTGAAGACGAGAGTTGGGAAACCAAAGCCGAAGCCCAGGGCCAAGCTCAGCAGCATCATCCAGAAACTAATCGATGGCGTACCAGCTCGCCTAGAGCAGCTGTCGAAGGCCCCAGCGACATCCACAACGAATGCGGCGTCAGCTGAGCGTGGCGGAACCATCGGCAGTCTAGGTCACTCCTTGACGCACAAG GTTTCTCCGCCCTCGTcgacaacagcagccagtCGTCTAGTCGAGTACCACCACCAGCACGTGTCGCCCAGAAAGAGAATACTGCGCGAGTTCGAGAAGGTGTCGCTGGAGGACAACGGATGCGTAAATAACGGCAGCGCTGGAGGCAGCACTGGAGGAGCGGGTGGAAAGCGGAGCCGCGCAAAGGCCTCTTCATCTTCTTCACCGGCAGGAAAGGCGTCGCCAATGAACCTGGCCCCACCGCAAGGAAAGCCGAGTCCCAGCCCCGGGTCCAGCTCAACCAGCACATCGCCAGCGGCCGTGTCCACGCAGCCCACGAGACTCAACAGCTCCTACAGCATCCACTCGCTGCTGGGTGGAagcagtggcagcggcagcacaTCCTCTTCGTCCAGCAAGAAGGGCGGCGAACATCCGGCGGCTATTATCAGCAATGTGCACCACCCGCACCACTCCCTGTACCAGCCCAGTTCCTCGAGCTATCCACGAGCATTGCTTACCTCGCCCAAGTCGCCGGATGTGAGCGGCAGCaacggaggcggaggcgggaAGTCGCCCTCGCACGCTGGAACCAAGAAGCGTTCGCCACCGTATACGGCGGGCTCTCCCGTGGACTATGGACACACATTCTACAGGGATCCCTATGCTGGTGCAGGTCGTCCACCGACAACGAGCTCAGCGTCGCAGGACCTTTCGCCGCCGCGCTCCTCCCCAGCATCGCCCGCCACGACGCCGCGCACTGTGCCCAAAAAGACTGCATCGATCCGGCGTGAGTTCGCCTCGCCgtcggccagcagcagcagctgtccTTCGCCCGGCGATCGGAGTGCCTCGCCTCCGGACCGGCGGcacatgcagcagcagccgcaccTGCAGCGCAGCTCGCCGCTGCACTACTATATGTATCCGCCACCGCCTCAGGTGAACGGCAATGGATCGGGCGGGAGTCCGACATCGGCGCCGGTCACTTCCAGCAgcagtgcagcagcagcagcggcggcagctgcGGCCGCAGCAGCATACATTCCCTCGGTGGTGTCGCCCTCGCTATACCACCCGTACATATCCACACTGGCGGCCCTGAGGCACAGTCCGCTGTGGATGCACCACTATCAGGCCGGAGCATCGCCCCTGCTGCCACCACATCCACAAGCCGGCAGCTCAgcggctgccgctgctgcagctgctgctgctgcgagaCTGTCGCCACAGTCGGCATATCACGCCTTCGCCTACAATGGAGTGGGGGCGGCCGCTGTGgcggctgctgcagctgccggCGCCTTTGGACAGCCTGCGCCCAGTCCCCACACGCATCCGCACTTGGCCCATCCGCACCAGCATCCTCATCCGGCTGCACTGACCACCCACCACTCGCCCGCTCACCTGGCCACGCCAAAACTGACTGATAGTAGTACCGACCAAATGTCTGCAGCGTCCAGTCATCGCACCGCCTCCACTTCGCCGAGCAGCTCGAGCGCATCCGCCTCCTCGGCGGCCCCTTCCGGCGCGAGCTCCTCCGCAATGTTTCATACTAGTAGCCTAAGGAATGAACAAAGTTCAG ACTTACCACTGAATCTGTCAAAGCACTGA